A single region of the Streptomyces sp. ITFR-16 genome encodes:
- a CDS encoding glycerophosphodiester phosphodiesterase encodes MTSVRHPYLDHPAPLAFAHRGGAADGIENTAAAFRRAADAGYRYFETDVHASSDGRLVAFHDATLDRVTDSRGRMAELPWSEIRRARVAGREPLPLFEELLEAFPQARWNVDIKAPAALEPLVELIRRTNSFDRVCVGSFSEARVARAHRLGGPRLATSYGVRGVVGLRLRSYGIPAALRAGAVCAQVPESQGGIRVVDRRFVRQAHARGLQVHVWTVNEPERMAALLDLGVDGIMTDHIETLRTVLNERGAWA; translated from the coding sequence GTGACTTCCGTACGCCACCCCTATCTGGACCACCCCGCCCCGCTCGCGTTCGCCCACCGGGGCGGGGCGGCGGACGGGATCGAGAACACGGCGGCCGCGTTCCGCCGGGCCGCCGACGCCGGGTACCGCTACTTCGAGACCGATGTGCACGCCTCGTCGGACGGCCGGCTGGTGGCCTTCCACGACGCCACACTGGACCGGGTGACGGACTCCCGGGGGCGGATGGCGGAGCTGCCGTGGAGCGAGATACGGCGGGCCAGGGTGGCCGGCCGCGAGCCGCTGCCGCTGTTCGAGGAACTGCTGGAGGCGTTCCCCCAGGCCCGCTGGAACGTCGACATCAAGGCGCCGGCCGCCCTGGAGCCGCTGGTGGAGCTGATCCGCCGGACGAACTCCTTCGACCGGGTGTGCGTCGGTTCGTTCTCCGAGGCGCGGGTGGCCCGGGCGCACCGGCTGGGCGGCCCGCGCCTCGCCACCTCCTACGGGGTGCGCGGGGTCGTCGGGCTGCGGCTGCGGTCCTACGGCATCCCGGCAGCGCTGCGGGCCGGAGCCGTCTGCGCACAGGTCCCGGAGAGCCAGGGCGGCATCCGGGTCGTGGACCGGCGCTTCGTGCGCCAGGCCCATGCGCGCGGGCTCCAGGTGCATGTCTGGACGGTCAACGAACCGGAACGGATGGCGGCGCTCCTGGACCTCGGTGTGGATGGCATCATGACCGATCACATCGAGACGCTGCGCACGGTGCTGAACGAGCGGGGGGCCTGGGCCTGA